A single window of Sporosarcina sp. Marseille-Q4943 DNA harbors:
- the glpX gene encoding class II fructose-bisphosphatase: MERSLSMELVRVTEAAAVSASRWMGRGLKNEADDAATEAMRTVFDTIPMQGVVVIGEGEMDEAPMLYIGEELGTGEGPEVDVAVDPLEGTNIVASGGWNALAVIAIADKGNLLNAPDMYMDKIAVGPEAVGKIDINASIADNLQAVAKAKNKSIDEVVATVLNRERHSKIIEEIRAAGARIKLINDGDVAAAINTAFDDTGVDILFGLGGAPEGVIAAVGLKCLGGEIQGKLIPSNEEERLRCEKMGIDITKVLYMDDLVKGDDAIFAATGVTDGELLRGVQFKGGYSETHSLVMRSKSGTIRFVEGRHSMKKKPNLVMQD; this comes from the coding sequence ATGGAACGCAGTTTATCGATGGAATTAGTACGTGTAACAGAAGCGGCGGCAGTATCGGCTTCCCGCTGGATGGGGCGCGGTTTGAAAAACGAAGCGGATGACGCCGCAACGGAAGCGATGCGTACTGTGTTCGACACGATCCCGATGCAAGGGGTCGTCGTAATCGGCGAAGGCGAAATGGATGAAGCACCGATGCTCTATATCGGCGAAGAGCTCGGAACAGGCGAAGGTCCGGAAGTGGATGTCGCCGTCGACCCGCTGGAAGGTACGAACATCGTCGCATCAGGAGGCTGGAATGCGCTTGCGGTCATCGCAATCGCAGATAAAGGGAACCTCCTCAACGCGCCGGACATGTACATGGATAAAATCGCGGTCGGACCTGAAGCGGTCGGCAAAATCGACATCAACGCATCTATCGCAGATAACCTTCAAGCCGTAGCCAAAGCGAAAAACAAATCGATCGATGAAGTTGTGGCAACTGTCCTCAACCGTGAACGCCATTCGAAAATCATCGAAGAAATCAGAGCTGCAGGCGCACGCATCAAGCTCATCAACGACGGGGACGTGGCTGCTGCGATCAATACGGCATTCGACGACACAGGCGTAGACATCCTGTTCGGACTCGGCGGAGCTCCTGAAGGCGTCATCGCCGCAGTCGGACTTAAATGCCTCGGCGGCGAAATCCAAGGCAAGCTCATCCCTTCAAATGAGGAAGAGCGCCTCCGTTGCGAAAAAATGGGAATCGACATTACGAAAGTACTCTACATGGATGACCTCGTAAAAGGCGACGACGCCATCTTCGCCGCAACGGGAGTAACAGACGGCGAATTGCTGCGCGGCGTCCAATTCAAAGGCGGCTACAGCGAAACCCACTCACTCGTCATGCGCTCCAAATCCGGAACAATCCGTTTCGTAGAAGGACGCCACAGCATGAAGAAAAAACCGAATTTGGTTATGCAAGATTGA
- the rho gene encoding transcription termination factor Rho has protein sequence MPILTIASLENMTLKELYELAREYKISYYSKLTKKELIFAILKSRAEQEGFFFMEGVLEIIQSEGYGFLRPINYSPSSEDIYISASQIRRFDLRNGDKVTGKVRPPKENERYYGLLQVEAVNGEDPEVARERVHFPALTPLYPDRHIKLETTPQKLSTRIMDLVSPVGFGQRGLIVAPPKAGKTMLLKEIANAITTNHPESELIVLLIDERPEEVTDIERSVNADVVSSTFDEVPENHVKVAELVLERAMRLVEHKRDVVILMDSITRLARAYNLVIPPSGRTLSGGIDPAAFHRPKRFFGAARNLEEGGSLTILATALIDTGSRMDEVIYEEFKGTGNMELHLDRSLAERRIFPALDIRRSGTRKEELLIPSEQLEKLWAIRKTFSDAPDFAERFLKKLRQSKSNEEFFDKLNEEMKAHRNGKGLL, from the coding sequence ATGCCAATTCTAACAATCGCCAGCTTGGAAAATATGACCCTAAAAGAGTTATATGAGCTTGCAAGAGAATACAAAATCTCCTATTACAGCAAACTAACGAAAAAAGAACTCATCTTCGCCATCCTAAAATCGAGAGCAGAACAGGAAGGTTTCTTCTTCATGGAAGGCGTACTCGAAATCATCCAATCGGAAGGATACGGATTCCTCCGTCCGATCAACTACTCGCCAAGCTCTGAGGACATCTACATTTCCGCTTCTCAGATCAGACGATTTGACTTGCGAAACGGGGATAAGGTGACAGGGAAAGTACGTCCGCCAAAAGAGAACGAACGCTATTACGGCTTGCTGCAAGTGGAAGCCGTCAACGGGGAAGACCCGGAAGTCGCCAGGGAGCGCGTCCATTTCCCGGCGCTCACACCGCTTTATCCGGACCGCCATATCAAACTTGAAACGACACCACAGAAATTGTCCACCCGCATCATGGACTTAGTGTCGCCGGTCGGTTTCGGCCAGCGTGGACTGATCGTCGCACCTCCGAAAGCAGGGAAGACGATGCTGTTGAAAGAAATTGCGAATGCCATTACGACGAATCATCCTGAATCAGAATTGATCGTCCTCCTCATCGACGAGCGTCCTGAGGAAGTGACGGACATCGAACGTTCCGTCAATGCCGATGTCGTCAGCTCGACATTCGACGAAGTGCCGGAAAACCACGTGAAAGTCGCTGAACTTGTATTGGAGCGCGCAATGCGCCTCGTCGAACATAAACGCGATGTCGTCATTCTTATGGATTCCATCACGAGATTGGCACGCGCTTATAACCTCGTCATCCCGCCAAGCGGCCGTACGCTTTCAGGCGGTATCGACCCGGCTGCGTTCCACCGTCCGAAGCGATTTTTCGGTGCGGCGCGAAACCTCGAGGAAGGCGGCAGCTTGACGATTCTCGCAACCGCTTTGATCGACACGGGCTCGCGTATGGATGAAGTTATTTACGAGGAATTCAAAGGGACCGGCAACATGGAGTTGCATCTTGACCGCAGCCTTGCAGAACGCCGTATTTTCCCTGCACTCGACATTCGCCGCTCCGGAACGCGGAAAGAGGAATTGCTCATCCCGTCCGAACAGCTCGAAAAACTTTGGGCGATCCGGAAGACGTTTTCCGACGCACCAGATTTCGCGGAACGCTTCCTGAAAAAACTGCGTCAATCCAAATCGAACGAAGAATTTTTCGACAAGCTCAATGAAGAAATGAAAGCCCATCGCAACGGAAAAGGACTCCTTTAA